The following proteins are co-located in the Pseudomonas fluorescens genome:
- a CDS encoding LysR family transcriptional regulator — translation MNLKFLETFVWVAKLKSFRLTAEKLFTTQASISSRIAVLESELGVKLFLRDSRGVSLTPDGLKVLDYAEQMMVTMQGLKQSLETTSSKVGRIRIGAMDTVIHTWLSPLVAELMDHFPLVEIELVADTALNLSDQLQKGFLDLILQTDLLRLETVRSLELASHPMAWIVASHSLYNRDYASLAELAQERIITYSKNSHPHQDVLSLMQANGVAAPRMNCVNSVSAITRLLRDGFGIGALPPVLVSEELARGELVMLPMTQTLPNLQVVVSWRVGVELVEEIVGLCQKVVARYAEEVGEQHMVLSH, via the coding sequence ATGAATTTGAAGTTCCTCGAAACCTTCGTCTGGGTGGCCAAGCTCAAGAGCTTTCGCCTGACTGCCGAGAAGCTGTTCACCACCCAGGCCTCGATCTCCAGCCGCATCGCCGTGCTCGAAAGCGAGCTGGGCGTGAAGCTGTTTCTGCGCGACTCGCGCGGCGTGAGCCTGACCCCGGACGGCTTGAAGGTGCTCGATTACGCCGAGCAGATGATGGTAACCATGCAGGGCCTCAAGCAGTCCCTGGAAACCACCAGCAGCAAGGTCGGGCGGATTCGGATCGGCGCGATGGACACGGTTATCCACACTTGGCTGAGCCCGCTGGTCGCTGAATTGATGGACCACTTCCCCCTGGTGGAAATCGAATTAGTCGCCGATACCGCACTCAATCTCAGCGATCAGCTGCAAAAAGGCTTCCTCGACCTGATCCTGCAAACCGACTTGCTGCGCCTCGAAACGGTGCGCAGCCTGGAACTGGCCAGCCACCCCATGGCCTGGATCGTCGCCAGCCACTCCCTGTACAACCGCGACTACGCCTCCCTCGCCGAACTGGCCCAGGAGCGCATCATCACCTATTCGAAAAACTCCCACCCGCACCAGGACGTGCTGAGCCTGATGCAGGCCAACGGCGTCGCCGCCCCTCGCATGAACTGTGTGAACTCGGTATCGGCCATCACCCGCTTGCTGCGCGATGGTTTCGGGATTGGCGCGTTGCCGCCGGTGCTGGTCAGCGAGGAGCTGGCGCGCGGCGAGTTGGTGATGTTGCCGATGACGCAGACGCTGCCGAACTTGCAGGTCGTGGTGTCGTGGCGTGTTGGGGTGGAGTTGGTGGAGGAGATAGTCGGGCTGTGCCAGAAGGTCGTGGCCAGGTATGCCGAGGAGGTGGGTGAACAGCACATGGTGCTAAGCCACTGA